TCGTACTGATGTGATTGCGCACTGTTCCTTCGCTCATATAAAGCGTCTGTGCCACTTCAGCATTATCGAGGCCCTCTGCAACTGCTTCAACCACTTCGTATTCACGATCGGTTAATACAGAAAATGTTTCGGCACGCAGGCGGTCGGCCGAAAAGTCCTCAACAGATCGACTAAAGGCGCCGGTTCGCTCAAGAATGTCACCTTCTAAAACGCTCATTCCTGCCATAGCGCTACGCAAAGCTGGGGCAATCTGGGCGATATCTTGCTTAATTAGATAGCCACGCGCACCCATTTTGAGCGCTCGCACAAGATATTCATCGTCCGAAAACGTCGTCAAATAAACGATGCGAGCATTCGGATGGGTCTTAAGTATCACTTCTCCCGCAGAAAGCCCATCGCCAGCAGGCATCTGGATATCCATGAGAAGAATATCGGGGTTCAGCTGGCTGTAAAGGGTAACTGCCGCAGGACCGCAATCCGCCTGTCCAACCACCTCGATATCCCCTTCGGCTGAAAGAATAGCAGCCAGAGACCGCACAACAATGGGATCGTCATCGACGATGATTACCCTCATGAGACCTCCTTGGGAAAGGTAGCAAACACAGTGAATCGCGGAGTTTTAAGAAAGTCTATCATGCCCCCAAGCGATTCAACCCGATCCTGCATCGACCGTAAACCTAAGCCTCTTTCTTGATCGAGAAGATGGGTAAGCGAACTTTCACCTGTTTCACCGCTCGTTTCATCGCCCGATGGTAGCGTGCCATCGTTTTCTACCGTAAGACGCCAGAAGGAAGGATACTCGACAACTGTCACCCATGCACGCTGCGCCTGCCCATGCTTTGCTGCATTCGTAAGCGCTTCCTTTGCCACCGCTACAATGCATCGAGAAACAGCAGGTGGCACTGCGTCATCAAGCGTGCAGTTCACACGAACATCGCTAACGCCGCAATGCAACGCAACCGCATTGAGCGCCGTTGGCATGTCCTCCCCTTCATCAGAAAGGGCATGTACGCTTTTGCGCATCGAATCGAGCGCGGTATTCAAAGTGGCCTCTATTTCAGCGAGCTCCTTATCGAGTGCCACACCGAGAGGCGCATTTAGTGGCACTACCTCAGAAGAACCATTCGGCACTCCGTGAGGGGAATTATCCAGTGCTGTGTTGGAAGAACCATTCAGTACCCTATTAGAGGACGTATCCGACACCGCGTTAGAAAAGCCATCCACCGCTACCTGAGAAGAGCTATCAGGCACCTCGCTGGAAGGGCCGTCAAATGAATAACCAGAAGTACAGGATATACGCAGGGCTTTCACTTGAAAGATGAGCCGTGTCAGTAGATGTCCAACGTTATCGTGAATATCTCGCGCAATGCGGGCACGTTCCGAAAGAGTTGCCGCGCGAATTTGAGCATCCTGAGCCTCATGAAAACGCGCATTGGCCCTTTTCAGCTTGAGCATTTCCTGCTGCAATCCATCTCGCAACGCATGGGATTGTTTAACTGCCTGGTGAACCTGAGCACTGCGAACTCCCAGCAATAAAGCAGAAAGGCAGATAACGGCACTCACTAAAACAAGCACCCTACCTGCCTCGTGCGCCGACAGCACAATAAACGCTCCGAAAAACGGAAGGCTGCAGACAACTGGCAACAACACCCAGCTGCGAGAACGAAGAACACCCTGGCGTGCCAAATCGTACACAACAAGCGGCAACCCAACAAACGACCACGGCATGCCAAAAAAGCTTGCGCAGACATACGCGATGGGCGCAACCCATGCAAACGAATTCGTCCGAAAAATGATGCAGGATGCGCTTATCAGAATGGCGGCAAGCAGCCATGCCACTAAAACAGCATCGACTGTGACAGCATCAACCATGCTCCCAATAAGGGCAGACGCAACACAGAGGCAAATCAATAGCCCTTTATCCACAAGCTCATTCATGGGGGTGATTATATGACAAATGTCATGCCTTTCTTGACCTTGAAGTGACAGCGCTCACTTCCCCACTTCCACTGATGCACAGACAATACAAACAAGAAAATTCAACCTATTGGAAAGGAGAGCACCATGACCGACGAAGCAGTTGCCGTATCGGGACTGGTGAAGCGCTACAAGGAAACGGTAGCGGTCGATGGACTGTCATTCAAAATAGCCCAAGGAGAAATATTTGGCCTACTTGGACCAAACGGCTCAGGTAAAACGACCACTATCAATTGTATCCTCCAGCTGCTTTCCTACGATAAAGGTACTATCAACGTTTTTGGCAAGCCGATGAGCGCCACTGCGTACGACTTGAAACGACGTATCGGCATCGTGCCACAGGAAGTAGCCGTTTTTAACGAACTTTCCGTACGTGAAAACATCGATGCATTCTGCGCTCTATACGTTGCCGATAAAAACCAGCGACGTGAACTTGTGGATGAGGCAATTGCATTCGTAGGGCTTGAAAAGTTTTCGAAGTTCCGCCCAAAAAAACTGTCTGGCGGACTCGTACGCCGCCTGAATATTGCCTGCGGTATCGCTCATAAACCTGACTTGATTATCATGGACGAGCCAACCGTAGCAGTTGATCCACAGAGCCGTAACGCCATACTCGACGGCATCGAACACCTCAACGCACAGGGCGCTACCATCATCTATACCAGCCACTACATGGAAGAGGTCGAGCAACTCTGCCATCGCATTATGATTATGGATCGCGGACGCGAGATTGCCAGTGGAACTGCCGAAGAATTAAAGGCCCTCGTTGGTCTGGGAGAACGCATCAGTGTCGAAGTACGCGATGGGGTAGATGAAGCACTGCTTGAAGCGCTCCGTCGCCTCCCTCATGTACGAACAGTTTCCTACACGGCAGGCCGTCTGCTGGTGGACTGCACCGCTGGCGCTCACAATCTTACTGATGTAATCAGCTGTCTCGCCGAGCGAAAGATAGCCTACGGTGGTCTTTCCTCTGAGCCACCAACGTTAAACGACGTATTTCTGGAAATCACTGGACGCGCCTTACGTGATGAGGTGTAGGCGATGTATACACTCTTCAAATATCAGGTGATACGACTCTTCCGCGATAAGATGGTCCTCATCTGGGCATTTATATTTCCTGTTATTCTTTCACTGCTGTTTATGGCCATGTTTTCGGGTCTTGCGAACTCTTATGCTGCTCACGCTATCGACTTCGGTGTTGTAGCAGATTCCGCTTATGACAAAGCACCTGGCCTCAGTACGCTCGTCGAAAAAATTTCAGATGCTCATGGCGAAAACCATCTTATTAACGCCACTTCGTTTACTTCTGCACAAGAAGCTGAAGAAGCGGTTCAAGAAGGTTCCATTTCGGGATATCTCGATGTGGAAGAGGGCAATCCCACCATTCATGTCACTCCTTCACTTTCAGAAACAGAGCAGACAGCTATTCCTATTATCAAGGCTGTTATAACGTCGTATATCCAAACGCGCGACCAGGCTGAATCCCTTGCTAAAAATGGTAAACTCGATGCTCAAGCACTAGCACAACTGCAAACTCCCCATATCTCAACAGAGCGAGAGCAAATTACACAAGCACCAAGCGACCCACAAGTGCGTTATTACTTTTCGCTTCTGGCATTTGCCTGCGGCATGGGCGTTATGGTTTCGCTAGCTGCCACACAAGATGCCATGCCCGACGCTTCAGAACTCGGGGCGCGTCGAGCAATGGCCGGTGTTCCCCGTTGGCGTGTACTGGCAAGTATATTTATGGGTTCGTGGCTCTGCACCTTAGTCTGCTTACTTGTCGCCTTCTACTTTATACGAATCGTCGTAGGAATTAATTTCGGAGAACACGTAGAACTCTGTCATATCGCCATTGCCGCAGCAAGCTTTATGTCCTGTGCAGCTGGCATGGCTCTTGGAACTTTCAAACGTATAACAGGCGGTATTGTCAGCGGCATTATCACTCTGCTGTCGCTATTCACCGGCCTGTATGGCAGTGCAGCCATGAGTTTTGCAAGTACCTTTGAACAAAATTTCCCCTTGCTTGCTTCCTTAAATCCCCTGTGGCAAACAGCGCACGGCTTTTACAGTCTGCTGTATTACGACACACTCGATCCGTTCTTTCAAAATTGTACAGCGATCCTGATAATGGCTGCCGTATTCTTCACCGTCGCCTTAATTCGTATGAGGAGAATGAGCTATGCACGTCTTTAGAACCGCGCTTAAGATTGTTGCAGCGCATCGACTTTACATCTTAATCTATCTGGTGCTTATGAGTATGTTTGGCCTGTTTACCGGACAGCCATCAACAGGCGCCACTGATCAAAACACCAATAGTGCACCCACGGTAGCCGTAATTGATCGCGATGGGAGCACAATTTCACACGGTGTAACTACCTACCTTGAATCAGTCGGCACGATTCAGACAGTGGCTGATACAAAACGAGCACTGCAGGATGCTACCGCGCAAGGTACCATCCAATACATCCTGATTATTCCGCAAGGATATGGCAGCGCCTTGGAACAGGCGGCCACGAGCGGCGAGAATGCTCCAGCGCTTGAGACTATCGTGAGCTATAAATCAGCTGAAGGTTCGCTTATGGATGCACGTACCGAAGCGTATCTCAATCAGATTTATAACCAGATAGCTATCGCCCAGTCTTCCCCCGCTGAAGCAGTCGCTTCTGCACAAGAGACCATGGCACAGGCTGCTGAGGTGAAATCTATCGAACAGGACACTACCCCGCTGCCGAATAATCTTATTATTTTCTTGCGCTTCTCAATCTATCCGATATTCGCTTTCAGTGTTATTGCGATATCTGTGTTTATGACCGCCCTCAATCGGCGAGAAGTGGCAGGGCGACTGCGGGCAACATCACTTACTGGATTTTCACGCGGCACCCAAGTGTTTTTTGCCTGCCTTGCCGTTGGGATAATCGGTTGGGCCTGGATAACTGCTGTAGGTTTCGGCTACTTCCAAAACGACATAGCAGCACAGGCATTGCCACTATTCGCTGTTGCTGCCGCAGCCTTACTTGCCTATGCGATTACCTCGGCATCGATTGGTTTTCTTTTGGGACAGCTCGGACTTGATGAACGTATAGCTAATGCCATCGCAAACATCTTCGGCATGGTGCTTTCTTTCTTAGCTGGCGCTTGGGTACCGGTAGAATATCTGCCCGATGCAGTAGTGGCCGTATCTCACTTCACACCAGGATACTGGGTAAGCCAAGCTATTGGCGGCACGCAGTACGTAACGTCTATATCCTTTGAAGCGCTCTCGCCACTATTCGCCGATTGCGGTATATGCCTTCTGTTTGCTGCAGCTCTTTTCGCTGTTGGATTGGCAGTAGGGCGCACAAAGGCAAGCTCAGCGGTTTAACCTATAAACCACCCTGCTTAATCATTGTCATTGGCACGTTTTGACACTCCATATAAGATACTAAGTACACCTCACCGTACAATGGTGAGGTGTACTTATGTACGATGTGCTTGTCTGGGATATACCATTTCCCTGAACGGAGCTATCCATGGCGCAAGACAGCCTAAGCGGGCAACGTGGCCAAGCAGACCAGGTGACAACCAATTTGAATAACTTGAATGCTCAAAGCAGTCAGAATAGCAAAAACGCTCATGAAGACTTGAGTGACAAAACCATGCAGAACAACCAGGACAATCAAAGCAAGGTTGTCCTTATAACAGGTGCCAGCAGCGGTATTGGATTCGCCGCGGCACAACAACTCGCACAAGCGAGTTATGTCGTATATGGTGCCGCACGGCGAGTTGAAAAAATCACCGAACTTGAAAAATATGGCGTGCATGCGATCAAACTTGATGTAACCGATGAACAATCCTGTAAACAGGCTGTTCAGACGATTATTGATGAACAAGGACGCATTGATGTGCTGATCAATAATGCTGGATACGGAAGCTATGGCGCCATCGAAGATGTGCCGCTTGATGAAGCGCACCGCCAATTCGACGTGAATCTTTTTGGCGTGGCTGCCTTAGTAAAGGAAACAATGCCGTATATGCGCCAACAACAGGCAGGAACCATCATCAACATATCGAGTGTTGCAGGACGTATGGTTACCTTTATGGGTGGTTGGTATCACGCCACCAAATATGCTCTCGAAGCATTCTCAGATGCCCTCCGCATGGAAGCAGATGCTTTTGGTATCAATGTTGTCATCATAGAACCAGGTGGCATTAAGACCCCTTGGGCAGATATTGCCGCTGATCACTTGGAAGAATCCTCACAAAATGGCGCTTACAAGGAAGTTGCCCAGCAAACCGCACAGACCATACGTAACCTGTATGCCAGCAACGCAGTCAGCAGCCCCGATGTTGTCGTAAACGCCATTGTTAAGGCAGTGGGCTCCCCTCACTCAAAACCACGTTACCTTATTGGATCTGGCGCAAAGCCACTGGCTTTCTTACATGCGGTGTTGCCCACCCGTGTGTTTGATCGGTTTATCAAGCGCATAATGTAACTGTCTGACCCTCAAGCTACTTGGTTGTTCCTTTAGAGCAACTAAGTAGCTAATTGACACTATAAATCGTACAAAAATCGAATAAATACCTACTATTATTCTGTGTCGAGGCTCATCTGCAGTAGATGCACATTTTTACGCAGTTCACGCGCAACGTTATCAGTGATCTTGCCCTCGTTGCGCAGGTGTCTGATCTCGTCAAGTTCAATATCGAGCACATAGGCATCAACCTGGTCGGCATACTTACGCGCTTGGCCAAACTGCTCAGCGAATGACGTACCCCCTACCTCAGCAGGTTGGTCACCTGTAGAATCATTCAGCATGTCGGAAACGAGCGTTTGCCGTTGGCTGATGCGACTTTCAAGCGACTCAATCGCCGCACGATGTTCGTTGATAAGCACCCGAGCCGCCGCAGCACGCGTATTGTTCTGTGCTCCTGCTGCCGTATCTGCTGGTGATTCTATTTCTGTTATCGTATCTGTCTGCACTTCCGCTTTTTCTTGCGCATCTAGCTGCAATGTTGAGCCGCCTCTCGAATCGGACCCCACTTCTACAGCCGTTTTCGCATCCGCCCTCACTTCTGCTTTTAAATTGCCCGATGCCAATGAAGAAGAAGCGATAACCTCTTCCAGATAATCAATCGCAGCTTGTTCAAGTTCAATCGCATACAAACAGGCAATGTAGTACAGCTGCTCATCGGAGCTATTCATCTCTTCGCCATAATGTTGACGACGACGCGCCGCGATTCCCAAGAGACCAATGATGACATGGACACGCGATCCCACCCGTGCACTCTGGGTATAGCCAATCGAGCGCCGAATACCATTGAACATGGCTTGATACGTAGTGCGCTCTTTAAAGCTCAGCGACGAATCCTCCTTGATGGAAGACTCCAGTTCATTCATCATGGCGCGCTGCTTTTCGTGCACTTCGTCGTTGAGTTCTCGCAGCGCCGCTCCGCACTGATCGAGTTCCATGCGTTCGCGCACTAACCGCGTACGATAGCGCATGATGGTCAAGCGCAAGGCGGGCGTGTATTCAGAATCCGCGTGCTCAACCTGCCAACTGCGCAACTTTTGAATCGTTCGTTCCAAAACCTCTATTGTTGCGCGCCGCAGGGCACGGTCATCGTCTGCCGCAGCGTCGTCATCCTTTGGAATCAGACGCGGTAAAGTGGTATCAGCAAGCAGCAGCGTCAGCAAAATAACGCCGGCAGCCAAAAAGATCAGAAAGTCGCGCGCAGGAAACAGCACTCCATTATCAAGCGTGTAGGGAATAGTAAAAATAATGGAGAGCGTAACGGCACCCTTAGGTCCCGCTATGGTCATCACCAGCGCGTTTTTTAAGGCGTTGCGAATATGTGTTATACCGCGTTCGCCGGTTTCTTCGTCGCGATGAATAAGCTCCATTGCTGCAATCCACAGAAAACGGCAGAGCACAACAAGGAAAGTGATACCAACAACAAGTCCTACCAGTTCAAAGAAGGAAAAATCGCCGTTAAGTGTAGGGGATACCGCCTGCGGCAGCTGCATACCCAGCATCACGAAAATCACGCCGTTGATTAGAAAGACAATGACTTCCCAAAAGCTATTCGACACCATGCTTTGTCGCGCCAAATCAGTTGAGACAAGGCGCGGTGAACGATCGCTCATAACAAGCCCTGCAGCCACCACTGCCAAGATGCCGCTGACATCAAGCGCTTCAGCCAGCAAAAACACAATAAACGGTGTGAATACTTCGTAAAGCACATGAACCGTTGTGTTCTCAACACCACTCCGTCGCAGAATTCGCGACGTAGCGGTTGCTATAAACCCGAAGAGAAGTCCCGCCACAATACCGCCAACGAACAACACTAAAAAGGTTCCACCGGCTTCGCTTGCTGAAAAAGCACCAGTTGTTACTGCTGCAATAGCAAACTGGAATGACACGACGCCCGACGCATCATTGATGAGTGATTCGCCTGAAAGTAGCGTACTCTGGCGACGCGAAAGGTTGACCTGCGACCCCAAAGCACCAACAGCAGCAGCATCGGTTGGGCCAAGCGCGGCAGCCAAGGCAAAAGCCGCTGCCAGGGGTATCGAAGGGACAATCCAATTGAGGGTAAAACCCACCACTAGCACAGTGGCTAAAACTAAGCCGATAGCTAACGAAAGAATGGATCCTTTATTCGTCCACAGCGCACGAATATTCGCCTCGCGCGCTTCATTAAAGAGCAATGGCGCAATAAACAACACCAGAAATAGCTCCGACTCGATGTAGACCTCATTGACTGCAGGCAAAATAAGGGCAGCAATAAGACCGATAGCTATCTGAGCCAAAGGAAGCGATACGCGCCTAACCACCTGGTCGAGCACGGCAGAAAGAATCACGCACGCAAGCAGAATAAGAACAAGTTCAAAGGTTTCCACAGATATCCTTTCGCGAAAGCCGCTTTATTCTGCCGTATTCATCGGTATGCGCGCAATCCACTGCTGCACGGGAACAAAATAACTACTGCCCTATCCTTCTCGTGAGTCCTCGTATGGGATTCTAAACTGCTGCAACAGCTTCTTGAAATTATCCTGAGCACTAAGTGCCGTGCCTTCAAGATATCCCGGTTCACGACGGTATTCTGCAAGACCCCGATAGTAGAAGGTTTTAATATCGTCGGTAATGATAAAAGGCACCACGTTATGCTTGAGACATTCCTTTAACATGATGAGCCTTCCAATACGCCCGTTTCCATCTTGAAAAGGGTGAATACGTTCGAAGCGCCAGTGAAACTCTAAGATATCGCCTATGCCCATTTGATCCTGAGCCTCATACCAATCAAGAAGATCAGCCATAGACTCCGCCACTTTTTCGGGTTCTGTGGTCATAACACCACCAACCTCGTTAGGAAGCTGCTTATAGTCGCCCACAGCGAACCATTCGCGCGTCGCATCCTTGGTTCCGGTCTTGAGCATAAGGTGAAGCCGCTTAATGTATGCCTGAGTCAGCTGCTTACCCGCCGTGTCTATAATGTAATCAATGCAGTTGAAGTGGTTTACCGTTTCTATTACATCATCGACGTTCACCACACCTTCTTGCGCGCCGATAGTTCTGGTTTCGAATATAAGGCGCGTTTGGTCGTGCGTGAGCTTACTACCTTCGATGTGATTAGAGTTATAGGTCAAATCTATTTGCAGGCGGTGATAGATACCACCCGGCATCCCCGCGTCTTTTTCGTCGCGCAACACCTGTAAAAAGCCACGTTGCTTTAATTTTTCCGACAGCATCCTACTCGGTTTTTCTGCATCGGCAGGGATATTCCAGGTTTTGCCAGTAATAAAAGCTCCAGGCACGCGCCCCTGAGCGCAGTAGTTGCGCACCGATCGTTCCGATATGCCCCACATATCAGCCGCCTGCTTCACTGAAACGAAATCCTGCATCGTTGTTTGTTTCCTCTATCGGCAATTATTATTTAAATTATATACCTATTTTTCGTATTATATTGCCGATGAGGTATATACTTGCCTGCCTCTGTCAGATACAGGAAACCTTTGGGTTTTGTAAGGGCAGCTCAATCAGATTTTGCTCTCGTTTTGATTAGAAAATCTTTGCTTAGGCTTGAGGGGTTAAAGGACAAAAAATAACACAGCTGGAGTTTAAAACCCCAGCTGTGTCGTTCTTCTATTTCGTTAGGAAGATATACCTATTACCCTCTTTTAAAGCGACGAACAGCACCAAAAGCACCCAGCACTAAAGCGGAACCAGCAACGATACCTGCAACTGGCAGTAATCCCGTATCTCCCGTTTCGGGAAGAATGTTTGTTGTCTTCTCGGGCTCGTCTCCATTAGAATCAGGTGACGGAGACGGATCCGGGTTAGGAGACGGCTCTGGGTCTGGGGTTGGATTGGGTGTCTGACCATCTTGAGCCGAATAATTAACGTCTTCAACAATGTCATCCATCGTAACCGTCATGCCAGTCACTTGATCCCTGTCGGCGGTATAACCTGCGATTACCGGCGTCACAACAGTCGTGTAAGACGTTTTGTCAGATGTCCATGCACCAGTCGGCGTTGTCTGACCAGTAACTTTATCCTTCGTTACGCTGCGGGTCCAGTGAGCTGTCTGCACATTGTCTGCCGGGTTCAGACTACCAGCACCATGATAACGAACCGTCAACGTGACATCCTTCGTTTCCTGAGCACTTTCTGTGCCGTGCTTCAGATGAACCTCAAATTGCTGAGGCGTACTACTAAAAGAAGCACCGCCGCTCGGGTAGTTATCAGACACGAGCTCATAGCCCTGGTTTTCATAGTTATGGATAGTCGGCGCAGTAGTATATGAATCCGTTGTCCCATATGCCCCGGTCAATTCCTTGGTTTCAAGAGTTGCACCCGTCGTATCATCAATGTAGGTTACAGTTACTTTACCCTTGTTCGCTGAGTAAACGAAGTAGACCTCTTTATCGTTACTTTCAAAGGGAATTGATGTCGCAGTAGTCAACTGCTGACCAGGAACGCCCGTTACGGGGTTATTGACCGTTATTAACGTATAACCTGCAATGGTCTTTGGCTGCGTATTGAAATCAGGCGACTGAGCAGCGACAGGAGAACCAGCGGGGAACCCATAACCAAAGGCGCGCGTGTCAATTTCGTGACCATCGGTGTCCACATAGCGCACAGTAACTTTGCTCTGTCCTTCTGAGCGTGCACTTGAAATCCGCGTTGAAGCCTGGAAGTTGTTGGTCTTCTGCTCTGTTATGGTGCCGTCGTCCGTCACGGAATAGCGCGTCGACGTGCCGCGCACGGTATTAACGACGGATTGATCCGAGAAGAAAAATGCTGTTACATGATTGAACCCATGCAGGATATTGGTATGAGCCAGAACACTATTTGCATGCGCGTTCACAGCATCCGTTCGATCGATTTCCTGATACTGATCGCTGTATGATGCCATATCGTCTTGTGAACGCACGTCATGATACGTTAACGAACCTGGACCAGTAAGCTTGCCAAAGTTGTAAGCAAACGTATAGGTGCCGTCGCTATTTTCTATCATAACGCGAGAATTTGGTCCCGCTGCCTTCAGCGCCTGTATTATCTGTGTATCTGTTGCGTCAGCCGGAAGTGTCACAGCAGTCGCCGACCCATTATCGACCGACAATCCAGTCGAAGAATCATTTTGCACGATATAGGTACCATCTTCGCTGAGCTTCGGCGATACAATACCAGGCTTGTTAGACATAAGCGTATTAATCACGCTTGATCCTATAGTTGTCGCCCGCTGTATGGTAATAAGATCACCTTCAGGAATACCTGTATCCCCTGGATTCGTGCCATTGGATGACAGCATATTATTCATGTAATTCGCATCAGATATACCCGTAGCGATATCAATTCGATCGTTCGCACTGTCGTAAGCATACGTATTGGTAGAAAAGTCTCCCACGTCTTTCGGGAACGTCCGCGGCACCGGTGTGAAGGTAAAGGAAGATCCATTAATGGTCAGCCCAATACTGCTATGACTTGATGTCGCCTGCAGGTACGTACCAGATGCCGGACTAACGTTTGCCAAGATTGCCCGCTGCGACCCATTGGGAAGGGCAGCAAAGCTGCTGTCTACCGTGATGACATATGCCAGATCAGAGGGATTGGAATGGTCGAATTCCAGTGTTCCAACTCCACCAATATTTACCGCAGTGTCAGAACTAAGCGCCCGATAATAGGCAGCATAACTGTTGTTCGTAAGGGTCACCGGAATACGGATCTTGTCGCCCGCATGAAGCGTGCCATCTTGAGTAAGCGTAAACTTAAGCTCAATGCCGGTAATGGTTACTTTTTGGCCAGTGATATTCTTGGTATCGCCAGCATGCATAGCTGTACCGCCAGCTGTAACAGTGGCGCTGAAATCACTAATTGGTGAGGCAAGAGGAGCACGTAAAGCGCGTGCGTAGAGTTCATTTTCGGGGAGTTCGGTAGCTATTTCTTCGCTCGACTCTCCCGACGAAAGGGCTTCAGAGGAATCTAGATTGATTGATTGATTGATTGATTGATTGATTGATTGATTGATTGATTGATTGATTGCGATTCTTCCGCAAACGCATGGTGCGTTGCAAAGGACATACCAATGGCTGCCATTGCTCCAACAAGAGCAATTGCAATGGCACCTACGCCAAATC
This genomic interval from Cryptobacterium curtum DSM 15641 contains the following:
- a CDS encoding Fic family protein yields the protein MQDFVSVKQAADMWGISERSVRNYCAQGRVPGAFITGKTWNIPADAEKPSRMLSEKLKQRGFLQVLRDEKDAGMPGGIYHRLQIDLTYNSNHIEGSKLTHDQTRLIFETRTIGAQEGVVNVDDVIETVNHFNCIDYIIDTAGKQLTQAYIKRLHLMLKTGTKDATREWFAVGDYKQLPNEVGGVMTTEPEKVAESMADLLDWYEAQDQMGIGDILEFHWRFERIHPFQDGNGRIGRLIMLKECLKHNVVPFIITDDIKTFYYRGLAEYRREPGYLEGTALSAQDNFKKLLQQFRIPYEDSREG
- a CDS encoding mucin-binding protein, with the translated sequence MHAGDTKNITGQKVTITGIELKFTLTQDGTLHAGDKIRIPVTLTNNSYAAYYRALSSDTAVNIGGVGTLEFDHSNPSDLAYVITVDSSFAALPNGSQRAILANVSPASGTYLQATSSHSSIGLTINGSSFTFTPVPRTFPKDVGDFSTNTYAYDSANDRIDIATGISDANYMNNMLSSNGTNPGDTGIPEGDLITIQRATTIGSSVINTLMSNKPGIVSPKLSEDGTYIVQNDSSTGLSVDNGSATAVTLPADATDTQIIQALKAAGPNSRVMIENSDGTYTFAYNFGKLTGPGSLTYHDVRSQDDMASYSDQYQEIDRTDAVNAHANSVLAHTNILHGFNHVTAFFFSDQSVVNTVRGTSTRYSVTDDGTITEQKTNNFQASTRISSARSEGQSKVTVRYVDTDGHEIDTRAFGYGFPAGSPVAAQSPDFNTQPKTIAGYTLITVNNPVTGVPGQQLTTATSIPFESNDKEVYFVYSANKGKVTVTYIDDTTGATLETKELTGAYGTTDSYTTAPTIHNYENQGYELVSDNYPSGGASFSSTPQQFEVHLKHGTESAQETKDVTLTVRYHGAGSLNPADNVQTAHWTRSVTKDKVTGQTTPTGAWTSDKTSYTTVVTPVIAGYTADRDQVTGMTVTMDDIVEDVNYSAQDGQTPNPTPDPEPSPNPDPSPSPDSNGDEPEKTTNILPETGDTGLLPVAGIVAGSALVLGAFGAVRRFKRG